One window of Mediterraneibacter butyricigenes genomic DNA carries:
- a CDS encoding LptM family lipoprotein: MKKIVCTMLCIMLLFGLSACGGDVSEVKTYNVESESYSEEDIKAAIDTIKKEFKSDWKGCTLTEIYYAGDDCTKDHKDWADRNNADEVIVLLSSFDVDSSGGDGSLNPNSTYSDWKWILVRTDGGKWQHVDHGY, from the coding sequence ATGAAGAAAATCGTATGTACAATGCTATGTATTATGCTTTTATTTGGTTTGAGTGCTTGTGGTGGAGATGTCAGTGAAGTAAAAACTTATAATGTTGAATCTGAGAGCTATTCAGAAGAGGATATTAAAGCCGCTATTGACACAATAAAAAAGGAGTTTAAGAGTGACTGGAAAGGATGCACTCTCACAGAAATTTACTATGCCGGAGATGACTGCACGAAAGATCATAAAGATTGGGCAGACAGAAACAATGCAGATGAAGTCATTGTTTTATTATCTTCATTCGATGTTGATTCATCTGGTGGAGACGGGTCTTTGAATCCAAATAGTACATACAGTGATTGGAAGTGGATTTTAGTTAGAACAGATGGCGGAAAGTGGCAGCATGTTGACCATGGATATTAA
- a CDS encoding radical SAM mobile pair protein B codes for MEEVINGILIREVETKNIMTKSSLPVGGYSVNPYVGCTHACKYCYASFMKRFTGHKEEWGTFLDVKHWPEIKNPKKYAGQRVVIGSVTDGYNPQEEQFGNTRKLLEQLIGSDADILICTKSDLVVRDIDLLKKLGRVTVSWSINTLDENFKNDMDSASSIERRIAAMKQVYEAGIRTVCFVSPVFPGITDFEAIFERVKDQCDLFWLENLNLRGGFKKTIMDYIAEKHSDLVPLYDEIYNKHNRSYFEALEVKAEKMAKKYDCAFVDNEMPYGRVPQGHPVIVDYFYHEEIRGTENTGKRNR; via the coding sequence ATGGAAGAAGTAATAAATGGAATCCTCATTCGTGAGGTGGAAACAAAGAACATCATGACTAAGTCTAGTCTGCCGGTAGGCGGTTACTCGGTCAATCCCTATGTGGGCTGTACACATGCCTGCAAGTATTGCTATGCTTCTTTTATGAAGCGCTTTACCGGGCACAAGGAGGAATGGGGCACTTTCCTTGATGTGAAGCATTGGCCGGAAATTAAAAATCCGAAGAAATATGCCGGACAGCGGGTGGTCATCGGTTCTGTGACAGATGGCTACAATCCACAGGAGGAGCAATTCGGGAATACCAGAAAACTTCTGGAGCAGCTGATCGGCAGTGACGCAGATATTCTGATCTGCACAAAGTCTGATCTTGTGGTACGGGATATTGATCTGCTGAAAAAGCTTGGACGAGTGACCGTTTCATGGTCGATCAACACACTGGATGAAAATTTCAAGAACGATATGGACTCTGCTTCAAGCATTGAGCGTCGTATCGCTGCTATGAAGCAGGTATATGAAGCAGGGATCCGTACAGTCTGTTTCGTATCCCCGGTATTTCCCGGTATCACGGACTTTGAAGCGATCTTTGAGCGGGTAAAGGATCAGTGCGATCTGTTCTGGCTCGAAAATCTCAATCTTCGGGGTGGCTTCAAAAAGACGATTATGGATTACATAGCAGAGAAACATTCTGACCTTGTGCCGCTTTATGACGAAATCTATAACAAGCATAACCGCAGCTACTTTGAAGCACTTGAAGTAAAAGCTGAGAAAATGGCTAAGAAGTATGATTGTGCCTTTGTGGATAATGAAATGCCTTATGGCAGAGTCCCGCAGGGGCATCCGGTGATCGTAGATTATTTCTATCATGAGGAAATCCGTGGGACAGAGAATACCGGAAAAAGAAATCGCTAA
- a CDS encoding BglG family transcription antiterminator — protein MKKVERDIIEYLLKENNWVSSEQILRFLNVSLRTLRSRVKEINAETQIIVSSKKGYCIPYKYIDIAKQKINDGNSIEDYNDLKRHDFIVKRLVFANKSIDMYSLAEELFISDSTLNSDLNSVRKILRKYDLSLVKNNDFISIEGKENRIRKLISDVVYNEAKEGLLSLNIISDTFPNYKVLELRKIIIEELAKCDLSTSDYNLLSIILHFCIIFERTKHTVSDLEYEDVVSYRKIKKDSNHFTVTMRIVEKIEKLLNISISEMEMLPFYSIISLYTRDASYHNITINDVNELIKPEILTFVKELCLHIYDNFFIDLKNDDFIKRFSLHLNELIVKRRKNSRNSLYKSIKESYPAIFELAVFMSKKIIERWPFLELNEHEISYIAIHIGAALENTESNKYSIAIVNPNYYCVNENMVKKIEQSFGSAVKYIHVFSDEMELNNEEYDIVLSTSDLNRKEYKILQTVSVFMNQGDLDKIQNCLRLAEYERGKNNHISLSNIISEEMTFVFEGKDLDRETIIKKLCSLLVDARVETEDYIESVLSREEASYTSFSNIAIPHGFKMNAKRTVIAIGLLKHPVKWGTNPVNIVFLLAVSPDKKAEFISILEDLIKIFTSSEWNRKYKTMNSFDKVCSFIQEQMKS, from the coding sequence ATGAAAAAAGTAGAGCGAGACATTATTGAATATTTGTTAAAAGAGAATAATTGGGTTTCGTCAGAACAGATACTTAGATTTTTGAATGTCTCGCTCAGAACATTGAGGAGTAGGGTTAAAGAAATTAATGCCGAAACCCAGATTATAGTGTCTTCTAAAAAAGGTTATTGTATTCCGTATAAATATATTGATATAGCAAAACAAAAAATAAACGATGGCAATTCCATAGAGGATTACAATGATTTAAAACGACATGATTTTATTGTTAAGAGGTTAGTATTTGCAAATAAGTCAATTGATATGTATAGCTTGGCTGAAGAATTGTTTATCAGTGATTCAACGCTTAATTCAGATTTAAATTCTGTTCGAAAAATTTTAAGAAAATACGATCTTTCTTTGGTAAAAAATAACGATTTTATAAGTATTGAAGGCAAAGAAAATAGGATAAGAAAGTTGATAAGTGATGTTGTTTATAATGAAGCGAAAGAAGGACTGTTAAGTCTAAATATTATTTCGGATACATTTCCAAATTATAAGGTTTTGGAGTTGCGAAAAATCATTATAGAAGAATTGGCAAAATGTGACTTATCAACATCTGACTATAACCTATTAAGTATTATATTACATTTTTGCATTATATTTGAAAGAACTAAGCATACGGTTAGTGATTTGGAATATGAGGATGTTGTAAGTTATAGGAAGATTAAAAAAGATAGTAATCATTTTACTGTAACAATGCGAATCGTAGAGAAGATTGAAAAATTGTTAAATATAAGTATCAGTGAAATGGAAATGCTACCATTTTACTCAATTATATCTCTATATACTAGGGATGCTTCTTATCATAATATTACCATTAATGATGTTAATGAACTGATCAAACCAGAAATATTAACTTTCGTCAAAGAGCTGTGTTTACATATTTATGATAACTTCTTCATTGATCTAAAAAATGATGATTTTATTAAACGTTTTTCTCTTCATTTAAATGAATTGATAGTGAAAAGAAGGAAAAATTCTAGAAATTCTTTGTATAAGAGTATTAAGGAAAGTTATCCTGCTATCTTCGAGCTGGCTGTGTTTATGTCGAAAAAAATTATCGAACGCTGGCCGTTTTTGGAATTAAATGAACATGAAATCTCTTATATTGCGATTCATATTGGCGCGGCATTGGAGAATACGGAATCTAATAAATACAGCATAGCTATAGTTAACCCTAATTATTATTGCGTAAATGAAAATATGGTCAAGAAAATTGAACAATCTTTCGGAAGTGCTGTAAAATATATACATGTATTTTCAGATGAGATGGAATTAAATAATGAGGAATATGATATTGTATTATCGACATCTGACTTGAATAGAAAAGAGTACAAAATTTTGCAGACTGTTTCAGTTTTTATGAACCAAGGAGACTTGGATAAAATTCAAAATTGCCTTAGATTAGCAGAGTATGAACGAGGAAAGAATAACCATATTTCACTTTCTAATATTATCTCTGAAGAAATGACGTTTGTTTTTGAGGGAAAAGATTTAGATAGAGAAACGATTATTAAGAAACTCTGCAGCTTGTTGGTAGATGCCAGAGTAGAGACAGAGGATTATATCGAAAGTGTTCTGTCTAGAGAAGAAGCTTCTTATACTTCGTTCTCGAATATTGCAATACCCCATGGATTTAAAATGAATGCAAAAAGAACAGTTATAGCAATAGGATTATTAAAGCATCCGGTTAAATGGGGGACCAATCCGGTCAATATCGTTTTTTTATTAGCGGTGTCTCCGGATAAAAAAGCGGAATTTATAAGTATTCTTGAAGATTTAATAAAGATTTTTACTTCAAGTGAGTGGAATCGTAAATACAAAACTATGAACTCATTTGATAAAGTATGTAGTTTTATTCAGGAACAAATGAAATCTTGA
- a CDS encoding alcohol dehydrogenase catalytic domain-containing protein, which yields MKSAVYLGKENIEVREISTPVCGDNDILVKNIRSSICGTDVAVYLNGPGTGHKVTVGGEFGHETVSRVVAMGKSITNVKVGDRVYPYPLNAKDDRKRAHLVVFQSIF from the coding sequence ATGAAATCAGCAGTTTATTTAGGAAAAGAAAATATTGAAGTGAGGGAGATTTCGACTCCCGTGTGCGGAGATAACGACATTCTCGTAAAAAATATCCGCTCCTCAATCTGCGGGACGGATGTAGCCGTTTACCTTAACGGTCCCGGAACCGGTCACAAGGTTACTGTCGGCGGCGAGTTCGGTCATGAAACCGTGTCGAGAGTTGTTGCTATGGGCAAAAGTATTACCAACGTAAAGGTCGGTGACAGAGTTTATCCATATCCGCTTAACGCAAAAGATGACAGAAAACGTGCACACTTGGTGGTTTTTCAGAGTATATTTTGA
- a CDS encoding CpXC domain-containing protein: MFYGENALFDFRTKKYLARIVTSPNQLIEKIQIFDAGKDDRIMELVKLLVTDSLHENNPDKEFDELRFAVDDDGTNILIIINKGEITGAVDIDNMYEFASSHCTDFKDIRDDEDIVINREWILNKLAEAENE; this comes from the coding sequence ATGTTTTATGGTGAAAATGCTTTGTTTGATTTTCGTACTAAAAAATATTTAGCCCGAATCGTAACATCACCAAATCAGCTCATTGAAAAGATACAGATTTTTGATGCAGGTAAAGATGACAGGATAATGGAACTTGTTAAATTACTTGTGACAGATTCTCTTCACGAGAATAATCCTGATAAAGAATTTGATGAACTGCGCTTTGCTGTCGACGACGACGGAACAAATATTCTTATAATCATTAATAAGGGTGAGATCACTGGTGCAGTTGACATTGACAATATGTATGAATTTGCTTCTTCACACTGCACTGATTTCAAAGATATCCGCGATGATGAGGATATTGTTATCAATAGGGAGTGGATCCTTAACAAACTTGCCGAAGCAGAAAACGAATAG
- a CDS encoding radical SAM mobile pair system MarR family transcriptional regulator produces the protein MEMNGGFLVTKIKQLGDRIFEKILSEKNIDAFNGAQGRILYVLWQEDGISIRSLSTKCGLAITSLTTMLERMENQGLISRVQSETDKRKTLLFLTEKAHALKGEYDSVSDEMGSIYYKGFSEEEITRFEECLDRIRKNLEEWQKS, from the coding sequence ATGGAAATGAATGGAGGATTTCTTGTCACCAAAATAAAACAGCTTGGAGACCGGATTTTCGAGAAGATTCTCAGTGAAAAGAATATTGATGCGTTTAATGGAGCCCAGGGACGTATTCTTTATGTGCTGTGGCAGGAGGATGGTATCTCAATCAGGTCACTCTCGACTAAATGCGGATTAGCGATAACATCTCTTACTACGATGCTGGAAAGAATGGAAAATCAAGGGCTGATAAGCCGTGTTCAGTCTGAAACGGACAAAAGGAAAACACTCCTGTTTCTGACTGAGAAAGCACATGCCTTAAAGGGCGAGTACGATTCTGTATCTGATGAGATGGGCAGTATTTACTACAAAGGTTTTTCAGAGGAAGAAATTACCCGGTTTGAGGAATGCCTCGACCGCATCAGAAAGAATCTTGAGGAGTGGCAGAAGTCATGA
- a CDS encoding DUF6061 family protein, with translation MRTIFAEYNPKRNSIDVYTSVGYMLRIDCWEAEKDLKTTSGSDCALNALAIDDPLEYARLYLDGNLQMWVDAEDSLDIF, from the coding sequence ATGAGAACAATATTTGCAGAATACAATCCCAAGCGCAACAGTATTGATGTTTATACCTCTGTTGGCTATATGCTCCGCATTGACTGTTGGGAAGCTGAAAAGGACTTAAAAACCACATCAGGATCAGACTGTGCATTAAACGCACTCGCCATTGATGATCCTCTTGAATATGCAAGATTATATCTTGATGGAAATTTGCAGATGTGGGTAGATGCGGAAGACTCATTAGATATTTTTTAA
- a CDS encoding iron-containing alcohol dehydrogenase translates to MRKFRIVPDICECESFVEFAEKFSLCDRDLLVTESFVYETFMKKLDLQCHFVFQNEFGSGEPTDVMVDAIKKKIEGIEYDRVIGVGGGTVIDISKVLALKPFGCMQEIFDDPSKIVREKELVIVTTTCGTGSEVTRSAIIASIEKKTKVRMAYDQFFANSAVLIPELISTLPYRFFAFSSIDALIHAVESFLSPIATPYTELFATKAIELILEAYKRLAEEGKEVLNEVERDILLASNYAGISFGNAGCGAVHCLAYPLSGRYHLAHGESNYQFFCGVLEKYFDKEPNGKIAVLYDIISSKLGCKTEQSLPELAELLNKIWPVKRLSEYGMKKEEIDEFAEEVYRELQVPLATSYVPLSLEELKEINRNLY, encoded by the coding sequence ATGAGAAAATTTAGAATTGTTCCAGATATATGTGAATGTGAAAGTTTTGTGGAGTTTGCAGAAAAATTTTCATTGTGTGATAGAGATTTATTAGTTACTGAAAGTTTTGTATACGAGACTTTTATGAAAAAATTAGATCTGCAATGTCATTTTGTTTTTCAGAATGAGTTTGGAAGTGGTGAACCTACAGATGTAATGGTTGATGCAATCAAGAAGAAAATAGAAGGAATTGAATATGACCGTGTTATTGGCGTGGGTGGTGGAACTGTTATAGATATATCTAAAGTTTTGGCGTTAAAACCATTTGGCTGTATGCAAGAGATATTTGATGATCCTTCTAAGATCGTAAGAGAAAAAGAGTTGGTTATTGTTACAACTACTTGTGGTACAGGAAGTGAAGTAACCCGTTCGGCAATCATTGCATCCATTGAAAAAAAGACAAAGGTCAGAATGGCATATGATCAGTTTTTTGCAAATTCAGCAGTACTCATACCAGAATTAATATCAACTTTACCATATAGATTTTTTGCATTTAGTTCTATTGATGCACTGATTCATGCAGTTGAATCGTTCTTATCACCGATTGCAACGCCATATACAGAGTTGTTTGCAACAAAGGCAATAGAACTTATACTGGAAGCATATAAAAGACTTGCTGAAGAAGGTAAAGAGGTACTAAATGAAGTGGAAAGGGATATCTTACTTGCCAGTAATTATGCGGGTATATCCTTTGGAAACGCAGGTTGTGGAGCAGTACACTGTCTAGCATATCCATTAAGTGGTAGATATCATCTGGCTCATGGAGAAAGTAATTATCAGTTTTTTTGTGGTGTTTTAGAAAAATATTTTGATAAAGAACCAAATGGAAAAATTGCAGTTTTATATGATATTATTAGTTCAAAATTGGGATGTAAAACGGAGCAAAGCTTACCTGAGCTAGCGGAGTTATTAAATAAAATATGGCCAGTGAAACGCTTGAGTGAGTATGGTATGAAAAAAGAGGAGATTGATGAATTTGCAGAAGAAGTGTATAGAGAACTTCAGGTGCCACTTGCTACAAGTTATGTTCCGTTGAGTCTAGAAGAGTTAAAGGAAATCAATAGAAACTTGTATTAG
- a CDS encoding SdpI family protein, with translation MGFWIFMLIMDLLLPFTMIGFGRYFMKKAPKEINSVFGYRTSMSMKNKDTWKFAHKYCGKVWYVCGMVMLPITVIFMLLVIGKNEDCVGSIGGIICGVQLIPLIGSILPTEIALKKNFDKNGTRR, from the coding sequence ATGGGGTTTTGGATTTTTATGTTGATTATGGATCTGCTTCTTCCATTTACGATGATTGGTTTTGGAAGATATTTTATGAAAAAGGCTCCCAAGGAAATAAATTCAGTATTTGGATATCGGACTTCGATGTCTATGAAGAACAAAGACACATGGAAATTTGCTCATAAATATTGTGGTAAAGTCTGGTATGTCTGTGGAATGGTTATGTTGCCGATAACAGTAATATTCATGCTTTTAGTGATTGGAAAAAATGAAGATTGTGTTGGGAGTATAGGAGGAATTATCTGTGGTGTTCAACTTATTCCTTTAATTGGATCTATTCTTCCAACAGAAATAGCATTAAAAAAGAATTTTGATAAGAATGGAACAAGACGATAA
- a CDS encoding sugar O-acetyltransferase, producing MKKCFKVAPEDMVLTPPVYFDHGDRISFGKHFYANTDLTILDENYVTFGDNVFLAPHVSIYTAGHPIDKDVRNLELEYAKAVTIGDNVWIGGNVVINPGVTIGSDVVIDSGSVVVKDIPSHVVAGGNPCHVIRQITDKDKNNWHTQLKEYEDDIEK from the coding sequence TTGAAAAAATGCTTTAAAGTAGCTCCTGAGGATATGGTACTAACGCCTCCGGTCTATTTTGATCATGGCGATAGAATATCATTTGGAAAACATTTTTATGCTAATACAGATTTGACTATATTAGATGAAAATTATGTTACGTTTGGGGATAATGTATTTTTGGCTCCCCACGTAAGTATATATACAGCAGGTCACCCGATTGATAAGGATGTACGCAACTTGGAACTGGAATATGCCAAGGCTGTAACAATAGGCGATAATGTCTGGATAGGTGGAAATGTTGTAATTAATCCCGGTGTCACAATTGGAAGTGATGTAGTCATTGATTCTGGTTCAGTTGTGGTAAAAGACATTCCAAGCCATGTTGTTGCAGGAGGTAATCCGTGCCATGTAATTAGACAAATAACAGATAAGGATAAAAATAATTGGCACACACAACTAAAAGAATATGAGGATGATATTGAAAAGTAG
- a CDS encoding TfoX/Sxy family protein encodes MASSKEYLEFILGQLSELEEITYRAMMGEFIIYYRGKIVGGIYDDRLLVKPVKSAISYMPTAPYELPYEGAKEMLLVDEVDNKEFLTGLFHAMYDELPALKPKKRNKQFSVCIYLLKGI; translated from the coding sequence ATGGCATCAAGCAAGGAATACTTAGAGTTTATTTTAGGGCAGCTATCTGAGTTAGAAGAAATTACTTATCGAGCTATGATGGGAGAATTTATTATTTATTATCGTGGCAAGATTGTAGGTGGTATCTATGATGATAGATTACTTGTTAAACCAGTAAAATCAGCAATTAGTTATATGCCGACAGCTCCGTATGAATTACCCTATGAGGGAGCAAAAGAGATGTTGTTGGTAGATGAGGTTGATAATAAGGAATTTTTGACAGGCTTGTTTCATGCAATGTATGATGAATTGCCAGCCCTAAAACCGAAAAAAAGAAATAAACAATTCTCAGTTTGTATATATCTTTTAAAAGGTATATGA
- a CDS encoding helix-turn-helix domain-containing protein produces MSEKRCYTVQELQEILGVSRPTIYNLLKKKEFRRIQLDGGKYRISKKSFDDWLDNLEQ; encoded by the coding sequence ATGTCAGAAAAAAGATGTTATACAGTTCAAGAGTTACAGGAAATCTTAGGAGTCAGCAGACCTACTATTTATAACCTTTTAAAGAAAAAGGAATTCCGGAGGATCCAGTTGGATGGCGGAAAGTATCGCATCTCTAAGAAGAGTTTCGATGACTGGCTCGATAACTTGGAACAGTAA
- a CDS encoding DUF6219 family protein, with translation MKSHKYWSIGALITMLGTFYTGYKGSKEGHKYFAASSLLCMIMAIYTGHKMISGKSRKKKEVSVESVED, from the coding sequence ATGAAATCACATAAATATTGGTCTATCGGTGCACTGATTACAATGCTTGGAACTTTTTATACAGGTTATAAGGGATCAAAAGAAGGCCATAAGTACTTTGCAGCAAGTTCTTTGCTTTGCATGATTATGGCTATTTATACAGGACACAAGATGATTTCTGGTAAAAGTAGGAAGAAAAAAGAAGTTTCAGTAGAGAGTGTTGAAGATTAA
- a CDS encoding zinc-binding dehydrogenase, translated as MICDKSDFRLNIAKELGFEICNISESFLDKAKDLFGEGFSINGPTADIDIWIDAAGAESILDDFIEYGKVDSRFVMVAVNNAERKINFLPITYASKAIIGSGGYRPDDVTDVMNIMKSQRWDIEKIVTDEYMIDDINDAIRKAADSEHAFNVVVKFEQ; from the coding sequence ATGATTTGCGACAAATCTGATTTCAGGCTGAATATCGCAAAGGAACTCGGTTTTGAAATCTGCAATATTTCCGAGAGCTTTTTGGATAAGGCAAAGGATCTGTTCGGTGAGGGCTTTTCAATTAACGGACCGACTGCGGATATAGATATTTGGATTGACGCGGCAGGCGCGGAGTCTATTCTTGATGATTTTATCGAGTATGGCAAAGTTGACAGCCGTTTCGTCATGGTTGCGGTTAATAATGCGGAGCGAAAGATAAACTTTCTCCCGATTACCTACGCTTCAAAAGCGATTATCGGCTCAGGTGGATACCGTCCCGATGATGTAACAGATGTGATGAATATTATGAAAAGTCAACGATGGGATATTGAGAAAATAGTCACGGATGAGTATATGATTGATGATATTAATGACGCAATACGCAAAGCCGCTGATTCAGAGCATGCGTTTAATGTAGTGGTGAAATTTGAGCAGTAA
- a CDS encoding radical SAM mobile pair protein A: MSICIKDQIQNMNIVIGCTVGCTYCYARNNVKRWHMIDDFADPEFFPGKLKMMEKKRPQNFLLTGMSDLSGWKPEWRDEVFEKIRENPQHQFLFLTKRPDLLDFDTDLENAWFGATVTRKAELWRIDVLRKNVRAKHYHVTFEPLFDDPGTVDLSGINWIVVGTMTGAQSRKIHTEPEWAWSLADQAHKLGIPVFMKEDLVPIIGDENMIQEMPEEFNKVLEVQKSWKK; this comes from the coding sequence ATGAGTATTTGTATCAAAGATCAGATTCAGAACATGAATATCGTCATCGGCTGCACAGTGGGGTGTACATATTGCTATGCCCGCAACAACGTGAAACGCTGGCATATGATTGATGATTTCGCTGACCCTGAATTCTTTCCGGGTAAGCTCAAGATGATGGAAAAGAAACGTCCGCAGAACTTTCTTCTTACCGGGATGAGCGATCTCTCCGGATGGAAGCCGGAATGGAGAGACGAGGTATTTGAAAAGATCCGTGAAAATCCACAGCATCAGTTCCTGTTCCTTACCAAGCGACCTGATTTGCTGGATTTTGATACCGATCTGGAAAACGCATGGTTTGGCGCTACGGTGACGAGGAAAGCAGAACTGTGGCGTATCGACGTCCTTCGGAAAAACGTCAGAGCAAAACATTACCATGTTACCTTTGAGCCGTTATTCGACGATCCCGGCACAGTTGACCTTTCCGGAATCAATTGGATCGTTGTCGGCACCATGACCGGAGCTCAGAGCAGGAAGATTCATACGGAGCCGGAATGGGCATGGTCTCTGGCGGACCAGGCACATAAGCTCGGTATTCCGGTGTTTATGAAGGAAGACCTTGTCCCTATCATAGGGGATGAAAATATGATTCAGGAAATGCCGGAAGAATTTAATAAAGTGTTAGAGGTACAGAAATCATGGAAGAAGTAA
- a CDS encoding ATP-binding protein codes for MEIKRDAYLQQLIERKDNGMIKVITGIRRCGKSFLLFTIFKRYLLENGVDVDHIIEIALDGIENEELRDPKVCFKYIKDAMKDDGKYYLLLDEVQFMPRFEEVLNSLLRMSNIDVYVTGSNSKFLSSDIVTEFRGRGDEIRIYPLSFAEFYSVYDGDYDDAWDDYMIYGGLPQIVSFQSERQKADYLKNIFANVYLKDVIERNKIQNVDEIGILVDVLASAIGAPTNPSKIANTFASERQMTYANKTISKHINHLTDAFLISKASRYDIKGRKYIGANLKYYFTDLGLRNARLNFRQQEPTHIMENIVYNELLIRGYNVDVGVVDIFDKDKEGKRVRKQLEVDFVVNQGNQRYYIQVAYDMTSEEKQTQEFNSLRNIPDSFKKIVIVNGSKKPWRNDEGFVIMGMKYFLLNANSLEF; via the coding sequence ATGGAGATTAAAAGAGACGCTTACCTACAGCAGCTGATCGAGCGAAAAGATAATGGAATGATAAAGGTGATTACCGGCATTCGTAGATGTGGCAAATCCTTTTTGCTGTTTACCATCTTTAAGAGATACTTACTGGAGAACGGCGTTGATGTTGATCATATTATTGAAATTGCATTGGATGGTATTGAGAACGAGGAATTAAGAGATCCCAAGGTATGCTTCAAGTACATCAAGGATGCCATGAAAGACGACGGGAAGTATTATCTCCTTTTGGATGAAGTGCAGTTCATGCCACGATTTGAGGAAGTGCTGAACAGCCTGCTCCGCATGAGCAATATTGATGTGTATGTCACCGGAAGTAATTCCAAGTTCCTGTCCAGCGACATTGTGACCGAATTCCGTGGCAGAGGTGATGAGATTAGAATCTACCCTCTCTCCTTTGCAGAGTTTTATTCTGTCTATGACGGCGATTATGATGATGCCTGGGATGACTATATGATCTACGGAGGATTGCCGCAGATCGTAAGTTTCCAGAGTGAACGACAGAAAGCGGACTATCTGAAGAACATCTTTGCAAATGTCTATCTGAAGGATGTTATTGAAAGAAATAAGATTCAGAACGTGGATGAGATTGGGATTCTGGTTGATGTGCTTGCATCTGCAATCGGCGCACCGACCAACCCTTCAAAGATTGCCAATACCTTTGCCAGTGAGCGCCAGATGACTTATGCTAATAAAACCATCTCCAAGCATATCAACCATTTGACAGATGCCTTTTTGATTTCCAAGGCAAGCCGATACGATATTAAGGGAAGAAAGTATATCGGTGCAAATCTGAAATACTACTTTACTGATCTGGGACTGAGAAATGCACGTCTGAATTTCAGACAGCAGGAGCCTACTCATATCATGGAGAACATTGTTTATAACGAGCTGCTGATCCGTGGCTACAATGTTGATGTGGGTGTCGTGGATATCTTCGATAAGGATAAAGAGGGCAAACGTGTTCGCAAGCAGTTGGAGGTTGACTTTGTGGTGAATCAAGGAAACCAGAGATACTATATCCAGGTTGCATATGACATGACTTCGGAAGAAAAACAGACGCAGGAGTTCAATTCTCTGCGTAATATCCCGGACTCTTTCAAGAAGATCGTCATTGTAAATGGCAGCAAAAAGCCTTGGAGAAATGATGAAGGTTTTGTCATCATGGGAATGAAGTATTTCTTGCTGAATGCGAATAGTCTGGAATTTTAA